In Clostridiales bacterium, one genomic interval encodes:
- a CDS encoding ankyrin repeat domain-containing protein: MGSREVGVRIRKERCGSMYLADAVDMQDVEQVKQYIEQGADVNQSGWFSKKPVIRAIRQGNVVLVKYLVENGAKVDTDCLNEAIEVGSLPIVKFLVENGVDINKKGWFGKEPTIRAIRSGNAPIVACLVEQKTKNGDRVDRYYLDEAIDVGSLPVVKCLIEKGVDINWQSRFGEDPVIRGIHKGNAPMVAYLIKKGSEEGLKIDIRYLNEAIDAGNLQVVKSVVDCGVNLNQSGWFSKAPVIRGIRKGNVAIVEYLISKGAKVDKNCLDVAIETGNLSMVKCIVRQGVNVNERSWFDDPSIIKAVHTQNLNVVKYLVKHGAKINDRCMNEAVKTGRIEIVKYFISKGYNVKKSSFLLTAVEEDNINMAEYLIRKGSRVNREQLKVATDKGNQAMRRLLIDNGAEAR, translated from the coding sequence GTGGGGTCTAGAGAAGTTGGCGTTAGGATAAGAAAAGAAAGGTGTGGTAGTATGTACTTAGCAGATGCAGTAGATATGCAAGATGTAGAACAAGTAAAACAATATATAGAACAGGGAGCAGATGTAAATCAAAGTGGTTGGTTTAGCAAGAAACCAGTGATAAGGGCTATTCGTCAAGGGAATGTAGTACTAGTAAAATATTTAGTAGAAAATGGGGCAAAGGTTGATACAGATTGCTTAAATGAAGCGATTGAAGTGGGAAGTTTACCTATTGTTAAATTTTTAGTTGAGAATGGTGTTGATATCAATAAAAAAGGTTGGTTTGGAAAAGAGCCTACTATTAGAGCAATACGCAGTGGAAATGCACCTATAGTTGCTTGCTTAGTTGAGCAAAAAACTAAAAACGGAGACAGAGTAGATAGATATTATTTGGATGAAGCGATAGATGTGGGAAGTTTACCTGTAGTTAAGTGTTTAATTGAGAAAGGGGTAGACATAAATTGGCAAAGTCGTTTTGGAGAAGATCCTGTAATTAGGGGAATTCATAAGGGGAACGCGCCAATGGTAGCCTATTTAATTAAAAAAGGATCAGAAGAGGGCTTAAAGATAGATATTCGTTATTTAAACGAAGCAATAGATGCAGGAAACTTACAGGTAGTTAAGTCTGTAGTTGATTGTGGAGTAAATTTAAATCAGAGTGGTTGGTTTAGTAAAGCTCCAGTAATCAGGGGAATACGCAAGGGGAATGTAGCAATAGTAGAGTATTTGATTTCCAAGGGAGCGAAAGTTGATAAGAACTGTTTGGATGTGGCAATAGAAACAGGTAATTTATCTATGGTTAAGTGTATAGTTAGACAAGGAGTAAATGTGAATGAACGCAGTTGGTTTGATGATCCGTCTATAATAAAGGCTGTACATACACAAAATTTGAATGTTGTTAAGTACTTGGTAAAACATGGAGCTAAGATTAATGATCGTTGTATGAATGAGGCGGTAAAAACAGGAAGAATAGAGATAGTTAAGTATTTCATTTCAAAAGGATACAATGTTAAAAAAAGTTCATTCTTGTTAACAGCAGTTGAAGAAGATAATATCAATATGGCAGAATATTTGATAAGGAAAGGATCGCGTGTAAACAGGGAACAATTAAAAGTAGCTACAGATAAGGGAAATCAAGCTATGAGAAGGCTTTTGATAGACAATGGAGCAGAGGCTAGATAG